A single genomic interval of Alteromonas sp. CI.11.F.A3 harbors:
- a CDS encoding AI-2E family transporter, producing the protein MISVFGRWYRRKFSDPDAAMLLILILITTAALLLWGELIMPVLVAAIVAYLLDWPVTHLVRFGVSRAIACGIVLMGFITLVIFMLIGLVPIVTRQSINLIQETPLIWQKAQDWILTLPEKYPDYVQVYQIHQMMEGLNDKLVGVGETLISASFSNIANVAALLVYAVLVPLMVFFMLKDKMYFLESISNLLPKERRLITQVGHEMNSQIANYIRGKVIEIVIVSLVSCVTFAFMDLRYAILLGVLVGISVLIPYIGAAVVTIPVAIVALFQWGLTPDFWYLFIAYSIIQALDGNLLVPLLFSEAVSLHPLYIIIAVLVFGGLWGFWGVFFAIPLATLVKAVITAWSSNPEGLTVAESK; encoded by the coding sequence ATGATCAGTGTGTTTGGTCGCTGGTACCGACGCAAATTTTCCGATCCTGATGCAGCCATGCTGCTTATTCTAATACTTATTACCACCGCCGCGCTGCTTTTGTGGGGCGAGCTTATAATGCCTGTTTTAGTGGCAGCGATTGTGGCTTACTTACTGGACTGGCCAGTTACCCACCTTGTTAGATTTGGCGTAAGCCGCGCTATTGCTTGCGGCATTGTATTAATGGGGTTTATTACCCTGGTCATTTTCATGCTAATTGGTTTAGTGCCCATTGTGACTCGCCAAAGCATTAATCTTATTCAAGAAACCCCTTTAATATGGCAGAAGGCACAAGATTGGATCTTAACCTTGCCGGAAAAATACCCTGACTATGTGCAGGTTTACCAAATTCATCAAATGATGGAAGGGCTAAACGACAAACTTGTTGGTGTAGGCGAAACATTAATATCAGCGTCTTTTAGTAACATTGCCAATGTGGCTGCGCTATTAGTTTATGCGGTGCTTGTGCCTTTAATGGTGTTTTTCATGCTGAAAGACAAGATGTATTTCTTAGAAAGCATTTCTAACTTGTTACCCAAAGAGCGCCGGTTAATTACGCAAGTTGGCCATGAAATGAATTCACAAATTGCCAATTACATTCGCGGCAAAGTGATAGAAATTGTGATTGTTAGCTTAGTGTCATGCGTAACCTTCGCCTTTATGGATTTGCGATACGCTATATTGCTTGGCGTATTGGTGGGCATTTCTGTGCTGATTCCTTACATAGGCGCTGCGGTAGTCACCATTCCCGTTGCCATAGTCGCGCTATTTCAATGGGGTTTAACGCCTGATTTCTGGTATCTGTTTATTGCCTATTCAATCATTCAGGCACTAGATGGAAACTTATTGGTGCCATTGCTTTTCTCTGAAGCAGTAAGCTTGCACCCACTGTATATCATTATTGCAGTGCTGGTATTTGGCGGCTTATGGGGTTTTTGGGGCGTTTTCTTTGCTATACCGTTGGCAACATTGGTAAAAGCAGTAATAACAGCGTGGTCGAGTAATCCTGAGGGATTAACTGTGGCTGAAAGCAAATAG
- a CDS encoding M48 family metalloprotease, whose translation MKKRLSQKLLVLSFLITASLSSIAQSVSYTNKNALPEIGVVASDAISLDKEMIVGDAVMRQMRGQSPLIADPVLDEYLQDLGNRLVIHAENAKFPFRFFWVDNDAINAFAFFGGHIGVHTGLMRRANTESELASVLAHEISHVTQRHIARSMQAQQRSSPLAIASLIGGVLIAMANPQAGMAAMQAGQAASVQMQIDYTRSNEQEADRIGIAMLSRAGFDANGAADFFSIMAEEYRNVSRPPARLLTHPLTESRIADARSRADDYPSRFVPVSKQFELAKARIMARYSFEPDYAVEYFTAQLDKEVYRVKEASLYALALAYMRTEEYDKAQDIVMGELLRKDSGNLFYLDAATDIYIAKGEPLKAVEMLSPFVENSPRNQVLALNQANAMISASRYDDAISLLKDFLLVNDEYQIAHQLMSEAYQKAKRFSQMHQSKAEVYALYGAYTRAVDELQYAYNFAKDDDHLQKQRIRARIKQFRDQEERLQRL comes from the coding sequence ATGAAGAAAAGGTTATCTCAAAAACTCTTGGTGCTGTCTTTCCTTATTACAGCTAGCTTGTCGAGTATTGCGCAAAGCGTGAGTTACACGAATAAAAATGCGCTACCTGAAATTGGCGTAGTGGCGTCTGACGCCATTTCTTTAGACAAAGAAATGATTGTTGGCGATGCCGTTATGCGTCAAATGCGTGGGCAAAGCCCGCTAATAGCCGATCCTGTTTTAGATGAATACCTACAAGATTTAGGCAACCGCTTAGTCATTCATGCCGAAAACGCCAAATTCCCATTCCGTTTTTTCTGGGTAGATAACGATGCGATTAACGCCTTCGCTTTCTTTGGTGGGCATATAGGCGTTCATACTGGCCTTATGCGCAGAGCAAACACTGAAAGTGAATTGGCCTCGGTTCTTGCTCACGAAATTTCTCACGTTACACAACGGCATATTGCGCGAAGCATGCAAGCGCAACAACGTTCGTCGCCCTTAGCCATTGCTTCACTTATTGGTGGCGTATTAATTGCCATGGCAAACCCGCAAGCGGGTATGGCGGCCATGCAAGCTGGCCAAGCGGCTTCTGTACAAATGCAAATTGACTACACCCGTTCTAACGAGCAAGAGGCCGACCGCATCGGTATTGCCATGTTGTCTCGCGCTGGGTTTGATGCCAACGGCGCCGCCGACTTCTTTTCAATTATGGCTGAAGAGTATCGAAACGTTTCTCGCCCGCCAGCACGTTTATTAACTCACCCATTAACTGAGTCTCGTATTGCCGATGCCCGTTCTCGTGCAGACGACTACCCTTCTCGCTTTGTTCCGGTAAGTAAACAATTCGAACTGGCTAAAGCCCGCATCATGGCTAGGTACTCATTTGAACCGGATTACGCGGTAGAGTATTTTACCGCTCAGTTAGATAAAGAAGTTTACCGCGTTAAAGAAGCATCGCTTTATGCGTTGGCATTGGCGTATATGAGAACTGAAGAGTACGACAAAGCCCAAGACATCGTTATGGGTGAGTTGTTACGTAAAGATAGCGGCAACCTGTTTTACTTAGATGCCGCAACCGATATTTACATTGCCAAGGGCGAGCCTTTAAAGGCAGTAGAAATGCTGTCACCGTTTGTAGAGAACAGCCCGCGCAATCAAGTATTGGCGCTGAATCAAGCAAATGCCATGATTAGTGCTAGCCGTTATGATGATGCTATTAGTTTGCTAAAAGACTTTTTACTAGTAAACGACGAATATCAAATTGCGCATCAGTTGATGTCTGAAGCGTACCAAAAAGCGAAGCGCTTTTCGCAAATGCATCAAAGTAAGGCAGAAGTGTACGCCTTGTATGGCGCCTATACTCGCGCCGTGGATGAACTACAGTATGCTTATAACTTTGCGAAAGACGACGATCATCTTCAAAAGCAACGCATTAGGGCAAGAATAAAGCAATTTAGAGATCAAGAAGAGCGGTTGCAGCGCTTATAA
- a CDS encoding TlpA disulfide reductase family protein encodes MTNAVKQGVLIILVMLLSATAGVWFYHYHQTDFETLQGEQYKWRDLEGDWVIINYFAPWCAPCLREMPELHHLNDNLPPNTSLFAINYDVLPVADLQAMAEKFDITLNLIVANEETQLPITKPPYLPATYIVGPQGQVQAEILGEVTADILKDKIAKLQEQAL; translated from the coding sequence ATGACGAACGCTGTGAAGCAAGGGGTGTTGATTATATTGGTGATGTTACTTTCAGCAACCGCTGGAGTGTGGTTTTATCATTACCATCAAACCGACTTTGAAACCCTCCAGGGCGAACAATATAAGTGGCGAGATTTAGAAGGTGATTGGGTGATCATCAATTACTTTGCGCCCTGGTGTGCCCCTTGTTTAAGAGAAATGCCTGAGTTACACCATTTAAACGACAACCTACCGCCAAACACATCGTTATTCGCCATTAACTACGACGTACTACCGGTAGCCGATTTACAGGCCATGGCAGAGAAATTCGACATCACGCTGAATTTGATTGTGGCCAATGAAGAAACCCAGCTTCCCATTACTAAGCCGCCGTATTTACCGGCGACTTACATTGTGGGCCCGCAAGGACAGGTTCAAGCCGAGATTTTAGGTGAGGTAACTGCTGATATTTTAAAAGACAAAATAGCAAAGTTGCAGGAGCAGGCGTTATAA
- the arsC gene encoding arsenate reductase (glutaredoxin) (This arsenate reductase requires both glutathione and glutaredoxin to convert arsenate to arsenite, after which the efflux transporter formed by ArsA and ArsB can extrude the arsenite from the cell, providing resistance.), with the protein MSSVTILHNPRCSKSRQTLALLEEKGRSPTVVEYLKTPLSIDELKTLFGQLNVENVRDMMRTKEDAYKAAALGSADITDEQLFAAMVEHPKLIERPVVINNNTARIGRPPEAVLEIV; encoded by the coding sequence ATGTCTTCGGTTACTATTTTACATAACCCGCGCTGCTCTAAAAGCCGCCAAACCTTAGCACTACTTGAAGAAAAAGGTAGATCGCCTACCGTAGTAGAATACTTAAAAACGCCACTGAGCATCGATGAACTTAAAACTCTGTTTGGGCAACTTAACGTTGAAAATGTACGCGACATGATGCGCACGAAAGAAGATGCCTATAAAGCTGCAGCATTAGGTAGTGCAGATATTACCGATGAGCAGCTTTTCGCTGCCATGGTAGAACACCCTAAGTTAATTGAGCGCCCAGTTGTTATTAATAACAATACTGCGCGTATTGGAAGACCGCCAGAGGCCGTATTGGAAATCGTATAA
- a CDS encoding NAD(P)H-dependent oxidoreductase — protein MGPILILYYSRHGSTKRLADAIAQGAMAQLSSFEANASSPSTGTSFVRPEVIVRSVASLNANSNGASSNLNEQGSEEESTNVSVEESNPNAAPTVTLQELEQCSALALGSPTRFGNMAAPVKHFLDSTSSQWLKGSLINKPACVFTSSSSMHGGQESTLLSMMIPLFHHGMVMCGLPYSEPALHETRSGGSPYGVSHVALDNAVTLTEDEKSLCIAQGKRLAKLANALWHANNPETTHGA, from the coding sequence ATGGGCCCTATTTTAATTCTTTATTACAGCCGCCATGGCAGTACCAAACGGTTAGCTGATGCTATCGCCCAAGGGGCAATGGCTCAACTATCAAGCTTTGAAGCGAACGCGTCATCACCTTCTACTGGTACATCATTTGTGCGACCAGAAGTTATTGTGCGCAGCGTGGCAAGCCTAAACGCTAATTCGAATGGCGCTAGTTCGAATTTAAATGAGCAAGGCTCTGAAGAAGAGAGCACCAACGTCAGTGTGGAAGAATCAAACCCTAACGCAGCCCCCACGGTTACCTTACAAGAACTCGAGCAATGTAGTGCCCTTGCCTTAGGAAGCCCTACGCGATTTGGTAATATGGCAGCGCCAGTAAAGCACTTTTTAGACAGCACCAGTAGCCAGTGGCTAAAAGGGTCGCTAATTAATAAGCCTGCGTGTGTGTTTACATCAAGTTCTTCCATGCATGGCGGTCAAGAATCGACACTGCTTTCCATGATGATCCCATTATTCCACCACGGCATGGTGATGTGCGGCCTGCCCTACAGCGAGCCAGCGCTTCATGAAACTCGCAGCGGTGGCAGCCCTTACGGTGTGAGCCATGTCGCCCTCGACAACGCAGTCACACTCACTGAAGATGAAAAATCTTTATGTATTGCTCAAGGTAAACGTCTGGCAAAATTAGCCAATGCTTTGTGGCATGCGAATAACCCGGAGACAACACATGGCGCCTAA
- a CDS encoding DUF2069 domain-containing protein — protein MAPNTRFYRYLALGCHTLLIAWIIAWQFFLNKTLTYSPIFITLVYLVPLLLPYKGIIQGKPYTHAWANFVVLFYLMHGCTVAYAVPEERWYAAIEILLCVGMFVGCSAFARKRGRELGLGLKKLKQVMQEEKAHFEQGE, from the coding sequence ATGGCGCCTAACACTCGCTTTTATCGTTATTTGGCACTTGGGTGCCATACCCTCTTAATAGCGTGGATTATTGCGTGGCAGTTTTTTCTTAATAAAACGCTAACGTACTCGCCAATCTTTATTACGTTGGTTTATTTAGTGCCGTTACTTTTACCTTACAAGGGAATTATACAAGGCAAGCCGTATACTCACGCTTGGGCAAATTTCGTGGTACTGTTTTATTTAATGCACGGTTGTACGGTGGCTTATGCAGTCCCTGAAGAGCGCTGGTATGCGGCAATTGAAATTCTGCTTTGTGTTGGAATGTTCGTTGGTTGCAGTGCGTTTGCTCGTAAACGTGGACGTGAACTAGGCCTTGGATTAAAGAAACTTAAACAAGTTATGCAAGAAGAAAAGGCGCATTTCGAACAAGGGGAATAA
- the hda gene encoding DnaA regulatory inactivator Hda — MQLTLPVTLPTDETFDSFVDTGNQEVVALLKGIPSAMPAWQDAPSLASLSALHLPLVTLLGGQGLGKSHLLYALCHQLAQQNVNHLYLNLNHHAQWSFDIFDGLENLSVICLDNIHAIAGHPRWEEALFDLFNRVIENPHALFVGSSQHGPSHPAFQLPDLSSRLAWGVIYHLTALNDESRKEVVRLRADQRGLRLSEQALQFLLHHSDRDLRSLLSLLARLDTRSLQEQKKLSVAMVKRELGL; from the coding sequence ATGCAGCTAACTCTCCCTGTAACGCTACCCACAGATGAAACGTTCGACAGTTTTGTTGATACGGGAAACCAAGAAGTGGTGGCGTTGCTTAAGGGTATTCCAAGTGCTATGCCTGCATGGCAGGATGCACCGTCTTTAGCTTCGCTTTCTGCATTACATCTGCCATTAGTTACATTGTTAGGTGGTCAGGGCTTGGGTAAAAGCCATTTACTGTATGCTTTGTGTCATCAACTGGCACAGCAAAACGTTAATCACCTTTATTTAAATTTGAATCATCATGCCCAGTGGTCTTTCGATATTTTTGATGGGTTAGAAAATCTCTCGGTTATCTGTTTAGATAATATACATGCCATTGCTGGTCATCCACGCTGGGAAGAAGCCTTATTCGACCTTTTCAATCGGGTGATAGAAAACCCTCACGCACTCTTTGTGGGGAGTAGTCAACACGGGCCTTCACACCCAGCATTTCAATTACCAGATTTAAGCTCTAGGCTTGCATGGGGCGTTATTTATCATTTAACGGCGCTTAATGATGAGTCGCGTAAGGAAGTGGTGCGATTGCGTGCTGACCAACGAGGATTAAGGTTGTCAGAACAGGCATTGCAGTTTTTGTTGCACCATAGCGATAGAGATTTACGAAGCTTGTTAAGCTTATTAGCCAGGCTTGATACCCGTTCATTGCAGGAACAAAAAAAGCTTTCTGTGGCTATGGTTAAGCGGGAACTCGGGCTTTAA
- a CDS encoding DUF2066 domain-containing protein: protein MFQQQLIRGVGLAIAVCTMSAQATQHVVVNEAQIPVSDQSQKTQANAVKEALTQVMVKVSGNTAVLQNPGVRAALRKPEAYLRSYRFSYSGNETFYVAEFDKTKLTELMKREGLPLWGERRPETIVWLATETDDNERIILDESSPTPVGEMLVNTAKTRGVPVSLPLMDLTDSASISIYDVWGRFVQSLTASSQRYGVDNIIGARLYKNTPGEMPSIPEGLPASSGSNQDVGEGSTEAQPLSGELDLSEVGIDPNGQEVGSGSVTGEELIASMVNEAQEMPPFTMDEFTQYAQKAQEGEYALDWVFVGNGKVSYGSIFADEPTSLTHQLVDAYANYLSSQYAVIPGAVDAERVQISVSVANLDSLKKYANANAYLNSLSVIEEAMLTGQTGSVATYNLTLLGTPEDLLNTVRLESKLRPVTDAFGQVVEGYTFYWNE from the coding sequence ATGTTTCAGCAACAATTAATTCGCGGTGTAGGTTTGGCAATAGCGGTGTGCACAATGAGTGCTCAGGCTACGCAGCACGTGGTGGTTAATGAAGCACAGATACCTGTTAGTGATCAGAGTCAAAAAACACAAGCCAACGCCGTAAAAGAAGCCTTAACCCAAGTAATGGTAAAGGTGTCAGGTAATACCGCGGTGCTGCAGAACCCTGGGGTAAGGGCAGCACTTAGAAAGCCGGAAGCTTACCTTCGCTCGTACCGTTTTTCCTATTCAGGCAACGAAACCTTTTATGTTGCAGAGTTTGACAAAACTAAGCTAACCGAACTGATGAAACGTGAAGGCCTACCTTTGTGGGGCGAGCGTAGACCAGAAACCATTGTGTGGTTGGCCACAGAAACCGACGACAACGAACGCATTATTTTAGATGAAAGTTCACCGACACCCGTAGGGGAAATGTTGGTTAACACTGCGAAAACACGAGGTGTACCGGTAAGCCTGCCACTAATGGATTTAACCGACTCTGCCAGCATCTCAATTTACGATGTGTGGGGTAGGTTCGTTCAGTCTTTAACGGCATCATCACAGCGTTATGGTGTTGATAATATTATTGGCGCTCGTTTGTATAAAAATACTCCTGGGGAAATGCCGTCTATTCCTGAAGGTTTGCCTGCATCATCTGGTTCTAACCAAGATGTCGGTGAAGGTTCAACCGAAGCGCAGCCACTCAGCGGTGAACTTGATTTAAGTGAAGTTGGGATAGACCCAAATGGGCAGGAAGTAGGAAGCGGCAGCGTTACCGGCGAGGAACTCATAGCCTCAATGGTGAATGAAGCGCAAGAAATGCCGCCTTTCACGATGGACGAATTCACCCAATATGCGCAAAAAGCACAAGAGGGTGAATATGCACTTGATTGGGTATTTGTGGGTAATGGCAAGGTAAGCTATGGTTCTATTTTTGCCGACGAACCTACGTCACTCACGCACCAGTTGGTTGATGCTTATGCCAATTACTTGTCCTCACAATATGCTGTGATCCCTGGTGCCGTAGACGCAGAGCGAGTGCAAATATCTGTGTCGGTTGCTAATTTAGACTCATTAAAAAAATACGCTAACGCCAATGCGTATTTAAACAGCTTAAGCGTTATAGAAGAGGCCATGCTAACCGGGCAAACCGGTTCCGTAGCCACTTATAATTTAACCTTGCTTGGTACGCCAGAGGATTTACTCAATACTGTAAGGCTTGAATCTAAACTTCGGCCTGTCACCGATGCCTTTGGTCAAGTGGTAGAAGGATATACCTTTTACTGGAATGAATGA
- the purM gene encoding phosphoribosylformylglycinamidine cyclo-ligase, with translation MSENKTSLSYKDAGVDIDAGNQLVDRIKSVTKRTHRPEVKGNLGGFGALCSLPTKYKNPLLVSGTDGVGTKLRVAMDANRHDGVGIDLVAMCVNDLIVQGAEPLFFLDYYATGKLDVDVAASVVTGIGNGCEQAGCALIGGETAEMPGMYHGGDYDIAGFCVGVVEAEKVIDGTKVKPGQKLIALGSSGPHSNGYSLVRKILEVSNADVNQDLDGKPLIEHLLEPTRIYVKSVLALLEKVEVSAISHITGGGFWENIPRVLPDDAKVVIDEKSWQWPSVFSWLQENGNVTRHEMYRTFNCGVGLVIVIDEADVETTIATLKEHGENAWLIGDIQAKDGEQQVEINA, from the coding sequence GTGAGCGAAAATAAAACCTCTCTTAGTTATAAAGATGCTGGTGTCGATATTGATGCGGGAAACCAACTTGTCGACCGTATTAAATCCGTTACTAAAAGGACTCACCGTCCGGAAGTAAAAGGAAACCTTGGTGGGTTTGGCGCATTATGTTCGCTTCCAACGAAATACAAGAACCCTTTATTGGTTTCTGGAACCGATGGCGTGGGCACGAAACTTCGTGTTGCTATGGATGCAAACCGTCATGATGGCGTGGGTATCGACTTAGTGGCAATGTGCGTTAACGACCTTATCGTGCAAGGTGCAGAGCCGCTGTTTTTCTTAGATTATTACGCTACTGGCAAACTAGATGTTGATGTTGCGGCATCGGTAGTGACCGGTATTGGTAATGGTTGTGAGCAAGCGGGTTGTGCGCTAATTGGTGGTGAAACCGCTGAAATGCCGGGAATGTACCACGGCGGCGATTACGATATTGCAGGTTTCTGCGTAGGTGTGGTTGAAGCTGAAAAAGTTATCGACGGCACTAAAGTAAAGCCTGGCCAGAAACTTATCGCGCTAGGATCATCAGGTCCTCACTCTAACGGTTACTCACTGGTTCGTAAGATTTTAGAAGTGAGCAACGCCGACGTAAATCAAGATTTAGACGGCAAGCCGCTTATCGAGCATTTACTTGAGCCTACCCGCATTTATGTGAAATCAGTCTTAGCATTGCTTGAAAAAGTTGAAGTTAGTGCTATTTCGCACATTACTGGTGGTGGTTTCTGGGAAAACATCCCTCGGGTATTACCAGATGATGCAAAAGTGGTTATTGACGAGAAGAGTTGGCAGTGGCCTTCAGTATTTAGCTGGCTGCAAGAGAACGGTAACGTTACTCGTCATGAAATGTACCGTACGTTCAACTGTGGTGTTGGCTTAGTTATCGTTATTGATGAAGCCGACGTAGAGACCACTATTGCAACGTTGAAAGAACACGGTGAAAACGCATGGTTAATTGGTGATATTCAAGCCAAAGACGGTGAGCAGCAAGTTGAGATAAACGCGTGA
- the purN gene encoding phosphoribosylglycinamide formyltransferase, which translates to MSTPSTKLCVLISGNGSNLQAIIDNISAEKLDAEICGVISNRPNAYGLTRAQEAGITAISLDHMQHDSRESYDKALQAEIESLNPDYIVLAGFMRILTPEFVNTFSGKLVNIHPSLLPKYKGLNTHQQAIDNGDEEHGVSVHFVTPELDGGPVIIQSRVPVFEDDTAVDLADRVQEQERRIYPLVLSWFSAGRLKMVNNKAILDEQELPESGYANE; encoded by the coding sequence GTGAGCACTCCATCAACCAAACTTTGCGTTTTAATTTCAGGTAACGGCAGTAACCTACAAGCCATTATTGATAACATCAGCGCTGAAAAGCTCGATGCTGAAATTTGTGGTGTTATTAGTAACCGCCCAAATGCGTACGGTTTAACCCGTGCGCAAGAGGCCGGCATTACGGCAATAAGCCTAGACCACATGCAGCACGACAGTCGCGAAAGCTACGACAAGGCATTGCAAGCTGAAATTGAATCATTAAACCCAGACTATATTGTACTTGCTGGCTTCATGCGTATCCTAACGCCTGAGTTTGTAAATACTTTTTCTGGAAAATTAGTGAACATTCATCCATCTTTGTTGCCCAAATACAAAGGGTTGAATACGCATCAGCAAGCCATCGATAACGGCGACGAAGAACACGGCGTAAGCGTGCACTTTGTGACACCTGAATTAGATGGCGGCCCAGTCATTATTCAAAGCCGCGTGCCGGTTTTCGAAGATGACACCGCGGTAGACTTAGCAGATCGTGTTCAAGAACAGGAGCGTCGCATATACCCATTAGTGCTTTCTTGGTTCAGTGCGGGGCGACTTAAGATGGTAAATAATAAGGCTATCCTAGATGAGCAAGAACTCCCAGAATCGGGTTATGCAAACGAGTAA
- a CDS encoding DUF3108 domain-containing protein translates to MSKNSQNRVMQTSKRRFVAAILMAFVGAGAHAADATENKLQPYEAVYTAYKWGDDVGEARIKLEALSNTQYSLTYSSKVSKFFLSDKRYEHSIFKVEDSSVLPIEYHYTRTGTGPDKKLAVNFNTGNGGKIAVEDGDEFVWNGQFDNQIYRVDLANQLASGETNLTYDFVNYRGELRTYGVEVVGNEKLSLPYGDFDTVKVKLIRDSKTRETFAWFAPSLNYTLVRLQQFKDGEEQGDIKLKSYTSE, encoded by the coding sequence ATGAGCAAGAACTCCCAGAATCGGGTTATGCAAACGAGTAAACGCCGCTTTGTAGCAGCAATATTAATGGCTTTTGTGGGCGCTGGCGCCCACGCGGCCGATGCAACAGAAAATAAACTTCAACCCTACGAGGCAGTTTATACTGCTTACAAGTGGGGCGACGATGTGGGCGAAGCTCGCATTAAGCTTGAAGCGCTAAGTAATACACAATATTCCCTCACCTACTCTTCCAAAGTTTCTAAATTCTTTTTATCTGACAAACGCTACGAGCACTCTATTTTTAAAGTAGAAGATAGCAGCGTTTTACCTATCGAATATCATTATACTCGCACAGGTACAGGGCCAGATAAGAAGCTCGCCGTTAATTTCAATACCGGTAACGGCGGCAAAATAGCGGTAGAGGATGGCGACGAGTTTGTTTGGAACGGTCAGTTCGACAACCAAATTTACCGTGTAGACCTGGCAAATCAATTAGCATCTGGCGAGACGAACCTGACTTACGACTTTGTTAACTATCGCGGTGAGTTACGTACCTACGGTGTAGAAGTAGTGGGTAATGAAAAATTATCATTACCCTATGGTGATTTCGATACGGTGAAAGTGAAACTTATTCGTGATTCTAAAACTCGCGAAACCTTCGCGTGGTTTGCTCCATCATTAAACTATACCCTAGTGCGATTGCAGCAATTTAAAGATGGTGAAGAGCAAGGCGACATTAAGTTGAAGTCTTACACCAGCGAGTAA